A portion of the Choristoneura fumiferana chromosome 6, NRCan_CFum_1, whole genome shotgun sequence genome contains these proteins:
- the LOC141428528 gene encoding uncharacterized oxidoreductase TM_0325-like, with product MSFTDKVVIVTGASSGLGAAAAIAYAKEGAKVAMVARNEEKLAEVAKLCEQHGKKPLVIKADVANDEEARTIVKKTVDHFGQLDILINNAGIGRNAYVSDEKILEYFDQVMNTNLRAAVLLTSLAAPHLVKTKGNVINMSSSFGMTVPGERYMSYSVSKAALDHFTRCTALELAPHGVRVNSVNPGPVQTDIVANAGAPKPDLVWQAFKARTALNRIGEPEEIADLILFLTSDKAKSMTGSSYVSDNGWLLK from the coding sequence ATGAGCTTCACTGATAAGGTGGTTATTGTGACGGGAGCAAGCTCAGGACTAGGGGCAGCTGCAGCTATAGCTTATGCGAAAGAAGGCGCTAAAGTAGCAATGGTTGCTAGAAATGAGGAAAAACTAGCTGAAGTAGCCAAGCTATGTGAACAACATGGCAAAAAACCTTTGGTAATCAAAGCAGACGTTGCTAACGATGAAGAAGCAAGAACTATCGTCAAAAAAACAGTGGATCATTTTGGACAGTTggatattttaatcaataacGCTGGAATTGGACGGAATGCATACGTATCAGATGAGAAAATATTAGAATATTTCGACCAAGTGATGAACACGAATCTACGTGCTGCCGTTCTTTTGACAAGTCTGGCTGCTCCGCATCTGGTGAAGACTAAGGGAAACGTGATCAATATGTCGAGTTCATTTGGTATGACTGTCCCGGGAGAGAGATACATGTCTTATTCTGTTTCAAAAGCAGCATTAGATCATTTCACTAGATGTACAGCTTTGGAACTTGCCCCACATGGAGTTAGGGTAAACAGCGTGAATCCAGGTCCTGTGCAAACTGATATAGTAGCAAACGCTGGGGCCCCAAAACCGGACTTGGTGTGGCAGGCTTTTAAAGCCAGAACAGCTTTGAACAGAATCGGAGAACCTGAAGAGATCGCCGATTTGATTTTATTCCTAACCAGTGACAAGGCTAAAAGTATGACTGGATCTTCATATGTTTCGGATAATGGCTGGCTTTTGAAGTAA